TCCATAAAAGAAAATAAGAAACTTAGAAATTTATTTTATTTTAAGTAATATTTAAGTTCGTGTTAAATAAAATAACCTAACTTTTTTTACATTTGTGTAAATAAAGTGAAATTTATTTTTTAAGGAGTGACCCATGAAAAAGGGCTTTACAATGATTGAGTTGATTTTCGTAATCGT
This genomic window from Campylobacter sp. MG1 contains:
- a CDS encoding prepilin-type N-terminal cleavage/methylation domain-containing protein, translated to MKKGFTMIELIFVIV